TGGCCGCCGGCGTTGCCGACCCGGTCAAGGTCACCCGCTCGGCGCTGCAGAACGCGGCGTCCATCGCGGCGCTGTTCCTCACCACCGAGGCCGTCGTCGCCGACAAGCCGGAGAAGGCCGCCGCACCTGCGGGCGACCCGACCGGTGGCATGGGCGGTATGGACTTCTAAGTCCTGTTACGAAAGAAGCCCGGCGTTGCGTCAGCAGCGCCGGGCTTTTTCGTTGTCCGATACCGACAGTGCATCCAGATCGTGTTTCCGCGGGAAATCTCGATCTGCATGCACCGTCGGTGGGCTACCCCTCCTTGAGGGGTACGCAATCGTGCAGCCCGCCCGGGTCGGTGCCCGAACCCGGCTCGATGGCGCTGCGGTGCAGTACCGCCCGACTCGGTGTCAGCCGCACCTCGGCATCGACGACCTCGGCGGCGCCGTCGACGATCAACGAGTAGCCGGTCGGCTCCCGGGGCGGCCACAGCACGGTGACGGCCGGATGGGCGGTCGCATTGCGCGCGGTGGTGTTCCCCACGGGCGCGATGACGAACACGCCGTCCTCGAGTGCCGGCGTGACGGCCACCGTATGCGCCCGGAAATCGTCGCCGACGGTGATCAGATAACCGAACGGGAAATCTGCCAGCGTCTCGGCGAGCTTGTCGAGATCCACCTTCACGCTCATGAGGGAACAATAACGACGCCGGGGGTAGATTCCGAACACATGGCCCTCCCTCCGCCCGCTCCCGATACCACCGCCGTCGTCACCGGTGCTTCCTCGGGCATCGGGGCTGACCTCGCCCGGCAACTCGCCGCCCGCGGCCATGGGGTCACCCTGGTCGCCCGCCGTGAGGACCGGCTCCGCGAACTCGCTGCGGAGCTCGCCGGCACGGTCCGGGTCGAGGTCATTGCCGCCGACGTCGCCGATTCCGCTGCCCGGGCCGAGTTGTTCGCCGAGATCGAGCGCCGGGGGCTGACCGTCGACATCCTGGTCAACAATGCCGGCATCGGCACGATCGGCGCCGTCGTGGACTCCACTCCGGAGGTCGAGATCGCGCAGGTGCGGGTCAATGTCGAGGCCGTCATCGACCTGACCACCCGGGCGGTGCAGCAGATGGTGCCGCGGCGCCGGGGTGCGATCCTCAATGTCGGTTCGACGGCCGGATTCCAGCCGTTCCCCGGACAATCCGGGTACGCCGCGACCAAGGCCTTCGTCCGGTCCTACACCGAGGGACTGCGGGCGGAGGTGGCCGGCACCGGGGTGACCGTGGCGGCGCTGCATCCGGGACCGGTGCGCACCGAATTCCTCTCTGTGGCAGGGATCGA
This region of Mycolicibacterium diernhoferi genomic DNA includes:
- a CDS encoding pyridoxamine 5'-phosphate oxidase family protein; translation: MSVKVDLDKLAETLADFPFGYLITVGDDFRAHTVAVTPALEDGVFVIAPVGNTTARNATAHPAVTVLWPPREPTGYSLIVDGAAEVVDAEVRLTPSRAVLHRSAIEPGSGTDPGGLHDCVPLKEG
- a CDS encoding SDR family NAD(P)-dependent oxidoreductase; this translates as MALPPPAPDTTAVVTGASSGIGADLARQLAARGHGVTLVARREDRLRELAAELAGTVRVEVIAADVADSAARAELFAEIERRGLTVDILVNNAGIGTIGAVVDSTPEVEIAQVRVNVEAVIDLTTRAVQQMVPRRRGAILNVGSTAGFQPFPGQSGYAATKAFVRSYTEGLRAEVAGTGVTVAALHPGPVRTEFLSVAGIDERTFADAFPKFMWLSPREVAKAGIDGLAEDRAEVIPGLPNQIGAKVFGLLPNRLLLPLLKKQHPALRG